Proteins encoded together in one Amphiprion ocellaris isolate individual 3 ecotype Okinawa chromosome 14, ASM2253959v1, whole genome shotgun sequence window:
- the nlgn3b gene encoding neuroligin-3b isoform X2, which yields MWLATFRDHLLPAHLLHQQGTATITHCALLWWILCSCWSLTKATSQKFYPTVTTQFGKLRGLRVPVPSEVLRPVDQYLGVPYAAPPVGEKRFMPPEQPSSWSGVKNATHFMPVCPQNIHNTVPEIMMPIWFTYNLDTVATYIQDQSEDCLYLNIYAPTEDDIRDSEARPVMVYIHGGSYMEGTGNMMDGSVLASYGNVVVVTLNYRIGILGFLSTGDQAAKGNYGLLDQIQALRWISKNIGYFGGDPGRITVFGSGIGASCVSLLTLSHHSEGLFHRAIIQSGSALSSWAVNYQPVKYTRMLAERVGCNVLDTVDMVSCLQKKSAKELVEQDIQAARYRVAFGPVIDGDVIPDDPEILMEQGEFLNYDIMLGVNQGEGLRFVENVMDLEDGVSGSDFDFAVSDFVDSLYGYPEGKDTLRETIKFMYTDWADKDNPETRRKTLVALFTDHQWVEPSVVTADLHARYGSPTYFYAFYHHCQSLMKPVWSDSAHGDEVPYVFGIPMVGPTDLFPCNFSRNDIMLSAVVMTYWTNFAKSGDPNKPVPQDTKFIHTKANRFEEVAWSKYDPYDQLYLHIGLKPRIRDHYRATKVAFWKHLVPHLYNLHDMFHYSSTTTKVTPLDPTQSNGKRSGSTGRPPLSTAHNNGEAGREMGPLIMPNPRDYSTELSVTIAVGASLLFLNVLAFAALYYRKDKRSRQDTSQQPSPQRESKGNNASHTTTIDETLSSQQRNQCEALHNPLHVSPSLDYTLSQRRSPDDIPLMTPNNITMIPNSLMGLSNMSPYSTFPAGYSSAGLPSTHSTTRV from the exons ATGTGGCTGGCTACATTTAGAGACCATCTGTTGCCTGCACACCTGCTACATCAGCAAGGGACTGCAACCATCACCCACTGTGCTCTTCTTTGGTGGATATTATGTTCCTGCTGGTCATTAACAAAGGCAACCAGCCAGAAATTCTACCCAACTGTGACCACCCAGTTTGGGAAACTGCGAGGCCTCAGGGTCCCCGTGCCCAGCGAAGTCCTGAGGCCCGTTGATCAATATCTCGGGGTCCCCTACGCCGCCCCGCCTGTGGGCGAGAAGCGTTTCATGCCCCCCGAACAGCCCTCCTCCTGGTCAGGTGTCAAGAATGCCACCCACTTCATGCCTGTGTGCCCTCAGAACATCCACAACACCGTGCCAGAGATCATGATGCCCATATGGTTCACCTATAACCTGGACACAGTAGCCACGTACATTCAGGATCAGAGCGAGGACTGTTTGTATCTAAACATCTATGCTCCGACAGAGGATG ATATAAGAGACTCTGAAGCCCGACCTGTGATGGTCTACATCCATGGAGGCTCCTATATGGAGGGCACAGGGAACATGATGGATGGCAGTGTTCTGGCCAGTTATGGGAATGTTGTCGTCGTCACGCTCAACTACAGAATTGGAATATTAG GTTTCCTCAGTACTGGTGACCAGGCAGCCAAAGGAAACTATGGACTCCTGGACCAGATTCAAGCTCTCCGCTGGATAAGTAAAAACATTGGTTATTTTGGAGGAGACCCAGGCCGCATCACAGTTTTTGGATCTGGAATTGGTGCTTCATGTGTCAGTCTTCTAACACTCTCCCACCACTCAGAGG GTCTGTTCCACAGAGCCATCATCCAAAGTGGTTCAGCGCTGTCCAGCTGGGCTGTGAACTACCAACCAGTCAAGTACACTCGGATGCTTGCTGAGAGGGTTGGCTGCAATGTGTTGGACACAGTGGACATGGTCTCCTGCCTGCAGAAGAAAAGTGCTAAGGAGCTGGTAGAGCAAGACATCCAGGCCGCCCGATACCGAGTGGCTTTCGGCCCCGTCATTGACGGAGACGTCATCCCGGATGACCCAGAGATCCTGATGGAGCAGGGCGAGTTCCTGAACTATGATATAATGCTGGGTGTTAATCAGGGGGAGGGGCTGCGCTTTGTGGAGAACGTGATGGACCTGGAGGACGGAGTGTCTGGCAGCGACTTTGACTTTGCTGTGTCAGACTTTGTGGACAGTTTGTATGGCTACCCAGAAGGGAAGGACACACTGAGGGAGACAATTAAATTCATGTACACAGACTGGGCTGACAAGGACAACCCGGAGACCAGGAGGAAGACCCTGGTGGCCCTCTTCACCGACCACCAATGGGTGGAGCCATCAGTGGTGACAGCTGACCTGCATGCCCGCTACGGCTCGCCCACGTACTTCTACGCCTTCTACCACCACTGCCAGAGCCTTATGAAGCCGGTGTGGTCAGACTCAGCACATGGAGATGAGGTGCCTTACGTATTTGGCATCCCCATGGTGGGCCCGACTGATCTGTTCCCCTGCAACTTCTCCAGGAACGACATCATGCTCAGTGCTGTGGTTATGACTTACTGGACCAACTTTGCAAAGAGTGG GGATCCTAACAAGCCCGTGCCACAGGACaccaagttcatccacaccaagGCCAACCGCTTCGAGGAGGTAGCCTGGTCTAAGTACGACCCCTATGACCAGCTCTACCTGCACATCGGCTTGAAGCCTCGCATTCGTGACCACTACCGCGCCACCAAAGTGGCCTTCTGGAAACACCTGGTGCCACATCTCTACAACCTCCACGACATGTTCCACtactcctccaccaccaccaagGTCACCCCTCTGGATCCCACCCAGTCCAACGGCAAGAGATCCGGCAGCACCGGACGGCCTCCTCTGTCCACCGCCCACAACAACGGAGAAGCAGGGAGGGAGATGGGTCCTCTGATCATGCCGAACCCCAGAGATTACTCCACAGAGCTCAGCGTCACCATCGCCGTGGGGGCGTCGCTGCTCTTTCTCAACGTCCTGGCCTTCGCTGCTCTGTACTACCGCAAGGACAAGCGCAGTCGCCAGGACACGTCCCAGCAGCCCAGTCCCCAGCGTGAGAGCAAAGGCAACAATGCAAGCCACACCACCACAATAGATGAGACCCTTTCATCCCAGCAGAGGAACCAGTGCGAGGCCCTTCACAATCCTCTTCATGTCTCGCCCAGCTTGGACTACACGCTCAGCCAGCGCCGTTCCCCTGACGACATCCCTCTGATGACCCCCAACAACATCACCATGATCCCCAACTCCCTAATGGGCCTCTCCAACATGAGTCCTTACAGCACCTTCCCCGCTGGCTACAGCTCCGCAGGCCTGCCCAGCACCCACTCGACCACACGAGTATAG
- the nlgn3b gene encoding neuroligin-3b isoform X1 has product MWLATFRDHLLPAHLLHQQGTATITHCALLWWILCSCWSLTKATSQKFYPTVTTQFGKLRGLRVPVPSEVLRPVDQYLGVPYAAPPVGEKRFMPPEQPSSWSGVKNATHFMPVCPQNIHNTVPEIMMPIWFTYNLDTVATYIQDQSEDCLYLNIYAPTEDGSQHKKKGAAFSHAETHISEDIRDSEARPVMVYIHGGSYMEGTGNMMDGSVLASYGNVVVVTLNYRIGILGFLSTGDQAAKGNYGLLDQIQALRWISKNIGYFGGDPGRITVFGSGIGASCVSLLTLSHHSEGLFHRAIIQSGSALSSWAVNYQPVKYTRMLAERVGCNVLDTVDMVSCLQKKSAKELVEQDIQAARYRVAFGPVIDGDVIPDDPEILMEQGEFLNYDIMLGVNQGEGLRFVENVMDLEDGVSGSDFDFAVSDFVDSLYGYPEGKDTLRETIKFMYTDWADKDNPETRRKTLVALFTDHQWVEPSVVTADLHARYGSPTYFYAFYHHCQSLMKPVWSDSAHGDEVPYVFGIPMVGPTDLFPCNFSRNDIMLSAVVMTYWTNFAKSGDPNKPVPQDTKFIHTKANRFEEVAWSKYDPYDQLYLHIGLKPRIRDHYRATKVAFWKHLVPHLYNLHDMFHYSSTTTKVTPLDPTQSNGKRSGSTGRPPLSTAHNNGEAGREMGPLIMPNPRDYSTELSVTIAVGASLLFLNVLAFAALYYRKDKRSRQDTSQQPSPQRESKGNNASHTTTIDETLSSQQRNQCEALHNPLHVSPSLDYTLSQRRSPDDIPLMTPNNITMIPNSLMGLSNMSPYSTFPAGYSSAGLPSTHSTTRV; this is encoded by the exons ATGTGGCTGGCTACATTTAGAGACCATCTGTTGCCTGCACACCTGCTACATCAGCAAGGGACTGCAACCATCACCCACTGTGCTCTTCTTTGGTGGATATTATGTTCCTGCTGGTCATTAACAAAGGCAACCAGCCAGAAATTCTACCCAACTGTGACCACCCAGTTTGGGAAACTGCGAGGCCTCAGGGTCCCCGTGCCCAGCGAAGTCCTGAGGCCCGTTGATCAATATCTCGGGGTCCCCTACGCCGCCCCGCCTGTGGGCGAGAAGCGTTTCATGCCCCCCGAACAGCCCTCCTCCTGGTCAGGTGTCAAGAATGCCACCCACTTCATGCCTGTGTGCCCTCAGAACATCCACAACACCGTGCCAGAGATCATGATGCCCATATGGTTCACCTATAACCTGGACACAGTAGCCACGTACATTCAGGATCAGAGCGAGGACTGTTTGTATCTAAACATCTATGCTCCGACAGAGGATG GGAGCCAACACAAGAAAAAGGGGGCGGCTTTCTCACATGCTGAGACTCATATATCTGAAG ATATAAGAGACTCTGAAGCCCGACCTGTGATGGTCTACATCCATGGAGGCTCCTATATGGAGGGCACAGGGAACATGATGGATGGCAGTGTTCTGGCCAGTTATGGGAATGTTGTCGTCGTCACGCTCAACTACAGAATTGGAATATTAG GTTTCCTCAGTACTGGTGACCAGGCAGCCAAAGGAAACTATGGACTCCTGGACCAGATTCAAGCTCTCCGCTGGATAAGTAAAAACATTGGTTATTTTGGAGGAGACCCAGGCCGCATCACAGTTTTTGGATCTGGAATTGGTGCTTCATGTGTCAGTCTTCTAACACTCTCCCACCACTCAGAGG GTCTGTTCCACAGAGCCATCATCCAAAGTGGTTCAGCGCTGTCCAGCTGGGCTGTGAACTACCAACCAGTCAAGTACACTCGGATGCTTGCTGAGAGGGTTGGCTGCAATGTGTTGGACACAGTGGACATGGTCTCCTGCCTGCAGAAGAAAAGTGCTAAGGAGCTGGTAGAGCAAGACATCCAGGCCGCCCGATACCGAGTGGCTTTCGGCCCCGTCATTGACGGAGACGTCATCCCGGATGACCCAGAGATCCTGATGGAGCAGGGCGAGTTCCTGAACTATGATATAATGCTGGGTGTTAATCAGGGGGAGGGGCTGCGCTTTGTGGAGAACGTGATGGACCTGGAGGACGGAGTGTCTGGCAGCGACTTTGACTTTGCTGTGTCAGACTTTGTGGACAGTTTGTATGGCTACCCAGAAGGGAAGGACACACTGAGGGAGACAATTAAATTCATGTACACAGACTGGGCTGACAAGGACAACCCGGAGACCAGGAGGAAGACCCTGGTGGCCCTCTTCACCGACCACCAATGGGTGGAGCCATCAGTGGTGACAGCTGACCTGCATGCCCGCTACGGCTCGCCCACGTACTTCTACGCCTTCTACCACCACTGCCAGAGCCTTATGAAGCCGGTGTGGTCAGACTCAGCACATGGAGATGAGGTGCCTTACGTATTTGGCATCCCCATGGTGGGCCCGACTGATCTGTTCCCCTGCAACTTCTCCAGGAACGACATCATGCTCAGTGCTGTGGTTATGACTTACTGGACCAACTTTGCAAAGAGTGG GGATCCTAACAAGCCCGTGCCACAGGACaccaagttcatccacaccaagGCCAACCGCTTCGAGGAGGTAGCCTGGTCTAAGTACGACCCCTATGACCAGCTCTACCTGCACATCGGCTTGAAGCCTCGCATTCGTGACCACTACCGCGCCACCAAAGTGGCCTTCTGGAAACACCTGGTGCCACATCTCTACAACCTCCACGACATGTTCCACtactcctccaccaccaccaagGTCACCCCTCTGGATCCCACCCAGTCCAACGGCAAGAGATCCGGCAGCACCGGACGGCCTCCTCTGTCCACCGCCCACAACAACGGAGAAGCAGGGAGGGAGATGGGTCCTCTGATCATGCCGAACCCCAGAGATTACTCCACAGAGCTCAGCGTCACCATCGCCGTGGGGGCGTCGCTGCTCTTTCTCAACGTCCTGGCCTTCGCTGCTCTGTACTACCGCAAGGACAAGCGCAGTCGCCAGGACACGTCCCAGCAGCCCAGTCCCCAGCGTGAGAGCAAAGGCAACAATGCAAGCCACACCACCACAATAGATGAGACCCTTTCATCCCAGCAGAGGAACCAGTGCGAGGCCCTTCACAATCCTCTTCATGTCTCGCCCAGCTTGGACTACACGCTCAGCCAGCGCCGTTCCCCTGACGACATCCCTCTGATGACCCCCAACAACATCACCATGATCCCCAACTCCCTAATGGGCCTCTCCAACATGAGTCCTTACAGCACCTTCCCCGCTGGCTACAGCTCCGCAGGCCTGCCCAGCACCCACTCGACCACACGAGTATAG